In the Candidatus Omnitrophota bacterium genome, one interval contains:
- a CDS encoding ammonium transporter: MVKIMKSLPFWFFAAFLFFTVIATVVAAEEVAPAVKVDSGDTAWLLMSAALVLLMTPALAFFYGGLVRRKNVLSILMQCFMVMCLITIQWVLFGYSLAFGPDVKGVIGSLAWFGLKGVGLDPNPAYAATVPHQAFMIFQGMFAIITPALILGAFAERMKFSTFCVFALVWATLVYDPVCHWIWGVGGFLRADGALDFAGGTVVHINAGVAALASALVLGKRKGYPDKISPPHNLPFAVLGAGLLWFGWFGFNSGSALGSGSLATSAFVVTHIGAASAGLTWALLDWIFSSRSTVLGIITGAVAGLVAITPASGFVNPVGAIWIGIGVSVFCYMAVALLKVKFGYDDSLDAFGVHGIGGMWGALATGLWATKAVNASGNNGFFYGNPAQFLIQFKAVIITAVYSFVMTFVILKALNAVMGVRASEQDERIGLDLTQHREAGYTVLD, encoded by the coding sequence GGCCGAGGAAGTAGCGCCTGCGGTGAAAGTCGACTCGGGCGATACGGCGTGGCTCCTTATGTCAGCTGCGCTGGTATTATTGATGACACCTGCCCTGGCATTTTTCTACGGCGGCCTCGTGCGAAGGAAGAATGTGCTTTCGATCCTGATGCAGTGTTTTATGGTGATGTGCCTGATAACAATCCAGTGGGTACTTTTTGGCTATAGCCTCGCATTCGGTCCGGATGTCAAAGGCGTCATCGGGAGCCTGGCGTGGTTCGGGTTAAAAGGCGTGGGCCTCGACCCCAATCCGGCGTATGCCGCCACGGTCCCCCACCAGGCGTTCATGATATTCCAGGGTATGTTCGCTATCATCACACCTGCCTTGATATTGGGCGCGTTCGCCGAGAGGATGAAGTTCTCGACGTTCTGCGTATTTGCGCTTGTATGGGCGACTCTTGTATATGATCCGGTCTGCCATTGGATCTGGGGTGTCGGCGGTTTCCTGAGGGCCGACGGGGCGCTTGATTTCGCGGGAGGCACGGTCGTCCACATCAATGCCGGCGTCGCAGCCCTGGCGAGCGCCCTGGTATTGGGAAAACGCAAAGGATACCCGGACAAGATATCGCCTCCGCATAACCTTCCGTTCGCGGTATTGGGCGCGGGGTTATTGTGGTTCGGGTGGTTCGGGTTCAACTCAGGCAGTGCCTTAGGCTCGGGCAGCCTGGCGACTAGCGCTTTCGTGGTTACCCACATAGGAGCCGCCTCGGCCGGACTTACGTGGGCGCTTCTGGATTGGATATTCAGTTCCCGTTCGACGGTATTGGGTATTATTACCGGCGCCGTCGCCGGACTTGTCGCGATAACCCCGGCTTCGGGTTTTGTGAACCCGGTCGGAGCGATATGGATAGGCATCGGCGTATCGGTCTTTTGCTATATGGCCGTCGCATTACTCAAGGTGAAATTCGGTTACGACGATTCCCTTGACGCTTTCGGTGTCCACGGGATCGGCGGCATGTGGGGAGCCCTGGCGACAGGCCTCTGGGCAACGAAGGCCGTAAACGCGTCCGGGAATAACGGGTTCTTCTACGGGAACCCGGCGCAATTCTTGATACAGTTCAAGGCTGTTATTATTACCGCGGTCTATTCGTTCGTCATGACCTTTGTGATACTTAAGGCGCTTAACGCGGTGATGGGCGTGCGCGCCTCCGAGCAGGATGAGCGCATCGGCCTGGACCTCACACAACATCGCGAAGCCGGATATACGGTATTGGACTAA
- a CDS encoding P-II family nitrogen regulator has product MKYIIAIIQPDRLDEVLAKLEEKEIHLVTVTGVMGRGRQKGISEVYRSHKEAGSLLKKVKLEIAVNDDFVKPAVEAIKSGAHTGHIGDGKIFILDLPECIRIRTGEKGNPAIG; this is encoded by the coding sequence ATGAAATATATTATCGCGATAATCCAGCCTGACAGGCTCGATGAGGTACTGGCAAAGTTGGAAGAAAAAGAGATACACCTGGTCACCGTGACCGGAGTTATGGGCCGCGGCCGCCAAAAAGGCATCTCCGAGGTCTACAGGAGCCATAAGGAGGCGGGAAGCCTGCTTAAAAAGGTCAAGCTCGAGATAGCCGTAAACGACGATTTCGTCAAGCCCGCGGTGGAAGCGATAAAGTCCGGCGCCCACACCGGCCACATCGGGGACGGGAAGATATTTATTCTCGATTTGCCGGAATGTATTCGGATACGTACAGGCGAGAAAGGAAATCCCGCAATCGGATAG
- the glnA gene encoding type I glutamate--ammonia ligase gives MKLIKDKKIDIIDLKFNDLPGLWQHFSIPASELLEMDDITRSIWVDGIGFDGSSIRGFQKIQESDMIMIPDPATAVIDPVCEVPTLSIICDIYDPLTRKPYSRDPRYIAKKAEKYLKETGIADSVYFGPEAEFFIFNDIRFDQNENSGYYFIDSVEGDWNTGKKEDPNLGYKIRYKEGYFPVPPHDSLQDLRSRIILKMKEAGVNIEVHHHEVATAGQCEIDIKFDKLTKMADSLLMYKYIIKNMAKKAGMVATFMPKPLFADNGSGMHCHQSLWKNGTNLFFDKNGYALLSQTAKYYIGGLLKHANSLMAFCAPTTNSYKRLVPGYEAPVNLVYSARNRSAAVRIPMYSDSPKSKRIEFRPPDPSCNGYIAFSAMLMAGLDGIINKIDPGKPNDKDLFELSEEEMAKIPTVPSSLRRAIDALEADHEYLLRGGVFTKDVIDIWLEYKRKKEIDAVRMRPHPYEFYLYFDI, from the coding sequence ATGAAACTCATCAAAGACAAGAAGATCGATATTATCGACCTGAAGTTCAACGACCTGCCGGGGCTGTGGCAGCATTTCTCGATACCGGCATCCGAACTGCTCGAGATGGACGATATTACCCGTTCCATCTGGGTCGACGGCATCGGGTTTGACGGTTCTTCGATCCGCGGTTTCCAGAAGATACAGGAATCGGACATGATCATGATACCGGACCCGGCTACGGCGGTCATAGACCCGGTATGCGAAGTCCCGACCTTAAGCATCATCTGCGACATCTATGACCCGTTGACGCGCAAACCGTACAGCCGCGATCCACGTTATATCGCGAAGAAGGCGGAGAAATATTTGAAGGAGACCGGCATTGCCGATTCCGTATATTTCGGGCCCGAAGCCGAATTCTTCATCTTTAACGATATCCGCTTCGACCAGAACGAGAATTCGGGCTACTATTTCATCGACTCGGTCGAGGGCGACTGGAACACCGGCAAGAAAGAAGACCCGAACCTTGGGTACAAGATACGCTACAAGGAAGGGTATTTCCCTGTCCCGCCGCACGATTCGCTCCAGGACTTAAGGAGCCGCATAATCCTCAAGATGAAGGAAGCGGGAGTGAACATTGAAGTCCATCATCATGAAGTCGCCACAGCCGGCCAGTGTGAGATCGACATAAAGTTCGACAAGCTGACCAAAATGGCCGACAGCCTATTGATGTACAAATACATCATAAAGAACATGGCAAAAAAAGCCGGTATGGTCGCGACGTTCATGCCGAAACCGCTCTTCGCGGATAACGGCTCAGGCATGCATTGCCACCAGAGCCTTTGGAAGAACGGCACGAACCTTTTCTTTGACAAGAACGGCTACGCGCTCTTAAGCCAGACCGCCAAATATTATATCGGCGGACTTTTAAAGCACGCGAACAGCCTCATGGCCTTCTGCGCACCGACGACAAACTCGTACAAGAGGCTCGTCCCGGGCTACGAAGCGCCTGTCAACCTCGTCTATTCTGCGCGCAACCGTTCGGCAGCTGTCCGCATCCCGATGTACAGCGACAGCCCGAAATCCAAGAGGATCGAGTTCAGGCCTCCTGACCCGTCATGCAACGGCTACATCGCCTTCAGCGCAATGCTCATGGCCGGGTTGGACGGTATCATCAACAAGATAGACCCGGGCAAGCCGAACGACAAGGACCTCTTCGAATTAAGCGAAGAGGAAATGGCTAAAATACCCACGGTCCCGTCGTCTTTGCGCAGGGCTATCGACGCTTTGGAAGCGGACCACGAGTACCTGCTTAGAGGCGGGGTATTCACCAAGGATGTCATAGACATTTGGCTTGAATACAAGAGGAAGAAAGAGATAGATGCCGTGAGAATGCGTCCGCATCCTTACGAGTTCTACCTGTATTTCGATATTTAA